From one Pseudomonas fluorescens genomic stretch:
- a CDS encoding TolC family protein yields the protein MAAEPLDACPSGVSAAEPLALSSAVAIALCADPQVREAWLSQLSSQASLDAEYSAYWPTVQAQASSGRASRKTRFDNFPEADSTLNTRTTSYGLNLSWVLYDFGLRAAKVEGARQLLNAASSSRVEKIQATVLDTSKAFYQVQANAALLEAKRSAESLAANSLKAATAKYQAGAGEQTDRLQAQATHDQAQLERVLAEGDYAAAQGALASALGLSPSAPLKLTAMNDPAGQEGEFMASVDALMEQAKAQHPAIEKARADWFATRAKADEARAEGRPKVSLFSSYQQEDTPINQVSTRQQIETWSVGVQITVPIFDGFLSRRRALAADYEAGAREQALEQAERSVALNVWKSRQALDARTRALALSRSFVASAGQSHQVALGRYKAGVGSIIELLRAQNELAIAEQRRVESLVNWYTARLQLAADLGQLNGAL from the coding sequence ATGGCCGCCGAACCCCTCGATGCCTGCCCGAGCGGGGTAAGTGCGGCAGAGCCGCTGGCGTTGTCCAGTGCCGTGGCCATCGCCCTGTGTGCCGACCCGCAAGTGCGCGAAGCCTGGCTGTCGCAACTGAGCAGCCAGGCCAGCCTCGATGCCGAGTACTCGGCCTACTGGCCGACCGTGCAAGCCCAGGCCAGCAGCGGGCGGGCAAGCCGCAAGACGCGCTTTGACAACTTTCCCGAAGCCGACTCGACCTTGAACACCCGCACCACCAGCTATGGACTGAACCTGAGCTGGGTGCTGTATGATTTTGGCCTGCGGGCGGCGAAAGTCGAGGGCGCCCGGCAGTTGCTGAACGCTGCCAGCAGCAGTCGCGTGGAGAAAATCCAGGCCACGGTGCTCGACACCAGCAAGGCCTTCTACCAGGTCCAGGCCAACGCCGCGTTGCTCGAGGCCAAGCGCAGCGCCGAATCCCTGGCGGCCAATAGCCTCAAGGCGGCAACGGCCAAGTATCAGGCCGGGGCCGGTGAGCAGACCGACCGCCTGCAGGCCCAGGCCACCCACGACCAGGCGCAGCTCGAACGGGTGCTGGCCGAGGGTGACTACGCTGCGGCCCAGGGCGCCCTGGCCAGCGCCCTCGGGCTGTCACCCTCGGCACCGCTCAAGCTTACCGCCATGAACGATCCGGCGGGGCAGGAGGGCGAGTTCATGGCCAGCGTCGATGCCTTGATGGAGCAGGCCAAGGCCCAGCATCCGGCCATCGAAAAGGCCCGCGCGGATTGGTTCGCCACCCGCGCCAAGGCGGATGAAGCGCGCGCCGAAGGGCGGCCCAAGGTGTCGCTGTTCAGCAGCTATCAGCAGGAGGATACGCCGATCAACCAGGTGTCGACGCGCCAGCAGATCGAGACCTGGAGCGTTGGTGTGCAGATCACCGTGCCGATCTTCGACGGCTTCCTCAGCCGGCGTCGTGCCCTTGCCGCCGACTACGAAGCCGGCGCTCGTGAGCAGGCGCTGGAGCAGGCCGAACGCAGCGTTGCCCTCAACGTCTGGAAAAGCCGCCAGGCCCTGGATGCACGCACGCGGGCGTTGGCGCTCAGCCGCAGCTTCGTCGCCAGCGCCGGGCAATCTCATCAGGTCGCGTTGGGACGCTACAAAGCCGGGGTGGGCAGCATCATCGAGTTGCTCAGGGCGCAGAATGAACTGGCCATCGCCGAGCAGCGGCGAGTGGAGTCGCTGGTCAATTGGTACACCGCCAGGTTGCAACTGGCGGCGGACCTGGGGCAGTTGAACGGCGCGTTATGA
- a CDS encoding lipocalin-like domain-containing protein — protein sequence MKPDLCLWIGLLLLSGCDQPAPTPKSFAGLGQDAAAFSQVARNHPLLFPLDHAAHTGFRIEWWYVTANLTDSQGRDWGAQWTLFRSALRPGPETTGWNSPNLWMGHAALTGPGGHQSAETLARGGIGQAGVKAQPFRAWINDWALQGSDDIGRLQMTANGKGFGYTLNLVSSGPLVLHGAQGYSEKSGKGQASYYYSQPFYQVSGEVERNGQRVAVTGNAWLDREWSSQPLAAGQSGWDWFSLHLDSGAKLMLFRVREAQGAPYRAGTWISAEGSAQALQGEQIQLQELAWSKQDNGRKVPTRWRVQVPEHGVDVQVDALEAKAWMSTRFAYWEGPVRLSGSVSGKGYLEMTGY from the coding sequence ATGAAACCTGACCTCTGCCTGTGGATCGGCCTGTTGCTGCTGAGCGGTTGTGACCAGCCTGCGCCAACGCCCAAAAGCTTTGCCGGGCTGGGTCAGGACGCCGCGGCCTTCAGCCAGGTGGCGCGCAATCATCCGTTGCTGTTCCCCCTCGACCACGCTGCCCACACCGGCTTTCGCATCGAGTGGTGGTACGTCACCGCCAACCTTACCGACAGCCAAGGCCGTGACTGGGGCGCGCAGTGGACCTTGTTCCGTTCGGCCTTGCGCCCCGGCCCGGAAACCACCGGCTGGAACAGCCCCAACCTGTGGATGGGCCATGCCGCGCTCACCGGCCCCGGCGGCCATCAATCCGCCGAAACCCTGGCGCGCGGCGGCATCGGCCAGGCGGGCGTGAAAGCCCAGCCGTTTCGCGCCTGGATCAACGATTGGGCGTTGCAAGGCAGCGACGACATCGGCCGCCTGCAAATGACCGCCAACGGCAAGGGCTTCGGCTACACCCTGAACCTGGTCAGCAGCGGCCCGCTGGTGCTGCATGGCGCCCAGGGCTACAGCGAAAAGTCCGGCAAGGGCCAGGCGTCGTACTATTACAGCCAGCCGTTCTACCAGGTCAGCGGCGAGGTCGAACGCAACGGCCAGCGCGTGGCGGTTACCGGCAACGCCTGGCTCGACCGCGAATGGAGCAGCCAGCCCCTGGCGGCCGGGCAGTCGGGTTGGGACTGGTTCTCCCTGCACCTGGACAGCGGCGCCAAACTGATGCTGTTTCGCGTGCGCGAGGCCCAAGGCGCGCCCTACCGCGCAGGTACCTGGATCAGCGCCGAGGGTAGCGCCCAGGCATTGCAGGGTGAACAGATCCAGCTCCAGGAGCTGGCCTGGAGCAAGCAGGACAACGGCCGCAAGGTGCCAACCCGCTGGCGTGTGCAAGTGCCGGAGCATGGCGTGGATGTACAGGTCGATGCCCTGGAGGCAAAAGCGTGGATGTCTACGCGTTTTGCGTACTGGGAAGGGCCAGTGCGTTTGAGTGGAAGCGTGAGCGGCAAGGGCTACCTGGAAATGACCGGGTACTGA
- a CDS encoding GFA family protein, protein MDHFTGGCLCANVRFAASGRPYRVGLCHCLDCRKHHGALFHASAIFPEDAVSIEGETRDYAGRYFCPRCGSSVFARSGDEIELNLGSLDDPNLLTPTYESWTIRRESWLPPFPLSHHYEKDRDPSGRFED, encoded by the coding sequence ATGGACCATTTCACCGGCGGTTGCCTGTGCGCCAACGTGCGCTTTGCAGCCTCGGGACGCCCCTACCGGGTCGGCCTGTGTCACTGCCTGGACTGTCGCAAGCACCACGGCGCACTGTTCCACGCCTCGGCGATTTTCCCCGAAGACGCGGTCAGCATCGAGGGCGAAACCCGTGACTACGCCGGGCGCTATTTTTGCCCCCGTTGCGGTTCGTCGGTGTTCGCCCGCTCAGGCGATGAAATCGAACTGAACCTCGGCTCACTGGATGACCCAAACCTGCTCACGCCCACCTACGAAAGCTGGACCATCCGCCGCGAATCCTGGCTACCGCCCTTCCCGCTCAGCCACCACTACGAAAAAGATCGCGACCCGTCGGGGCGCTTCGAGGACTAG
- a CDS encoding DUF1176 domain-containing protein yields MFSARWTWLALTLTPVLSQAATAEPVPLTRVFQDWRVACDNTRRCTAVSGSTDNPGMGLYIVREAGAKGSTRVSVISYDDVALRYEFHLDGRPTEQWKYGSKGREYYYLEGDAAIEKLRELRNSDTLSSNSNFGERRVSLQGLSATLLLMDSVQGRIGHPSALVRPGYQPDSRVPPAPAIPKLPRFTLAPALSDAEQQVIGNVAIARSQQELSQGPNESWQVQPDVYPLDPNHALVRLRYDCADDGCQHIFYRVSRSQPYEAIPLALNAPAGVPFTLDLYGNIDFNPVSGQLKMRRDSGKDCGESSIWQYDGAAMQLKDYRQMWHCESINEEYWPVTWRAKG; encoded by the coding sequence ATGTTTTCAGCAAGATGGACCTGGCTGGCCCTTACTCTAACCCCCGTCCTGAGCCAGGCCGCAACCGCGGAACCGGTGCCCCTGACCCGGGTGTTCCAGGACTGGCGGGTGGCCTGCGACAACACCCGCCGCTGCACCGCGGTGTCGGGCAGCACCGACAACCCGGGGATGGGCCTGTACATCGTGCGCGAAGCCGGCGCCAAGGGCAGCACCCGGGTCAGCGTGATCAGCTACGACGACGTCGCCCTGCGTTACGAGTTTCACCTCGATGGCCGCCCCACCGAACAATGGAAATACGGCTCGAAGGGGCGTGAGTACTATTACCTTGAGGGCGACGCCGCCATTGAGAAGCTGCGCGAGCTGCGCAACAGCGACACCCTGAGCTCCAACAGCAACTTTGGCGAACGCCGGGTATCGCTGCAGGGCTTGAGCGCCACCCTGTTGCTGATGGATTCGGTGCAGGGTCGCATCGGCCACCCCAGTGCCTTGGTGCGCCCTGGCTACCAGCCGGACAGCCGCGTGCCACCCGCCCCGGCCATTCCCAAACTGCCACGCTTTACCCTGGCGCCGGCCTTGAGCGACGCCGAGCAACAGGTCATCGGCAATGTCGCGATTGCGCGTAGCCAGCAAGAGCTGAGCCAGGGCCCCAATGAAAGCTGGCAAGTCCAGCCTGATGTTTACCCCCTGGACCCGAACCATGCCCTGGTACGCCTGCGCTATGACTGTGCCGACGATGGCTGCCAGCACATCTTCTATCGCGTTTCACGCAGCCAGCCCTATGAGGCGATCCCGTTAGCGCTCAACGCGCCTGCCGGGGTACCGTTCACCTTGGACCTGTACGGGAACATCGATTTCAACCCGGTCAGCGGCCAGTTGAAAATGCGCCGCGACAGCGGCAAGGACTGCGGCGAAAGCTCGATCTGGCAATACGACGGGGCGGCCATGCAACTCAAGGATTACCGGCAGATGTGGCACTGCGAGAGCATCAACGAGGAATACTGGCCGGTGACCTGGCGCGCCAAGGGTTGA
- a CDS encoding peptidase domain-containing ABC transporter has protein sequence MVLQAEAAECGQACLAMIAGFHGQRHDLFSLRQKLSPSMKGATLKQLMAMASQLGLASRPLRLELQALGQLRLPCVLHWNFNHFVVLKEVGPRGVTLHDPGRGVCKLSFEEVSAAFTGVALELWPQSDFQPGPANPPLRLRQLLGRVQGFGGVLSHVLLLAAALELCMVLSPFFLQTVIDKVLVSADLDLLAVLAIGFGLLLVIQQTLALGRSWALMYLGTLLSAQWQINVFSHLVRLPVAFFERRHLGDIVSRFGSLKSIQHTLTTSFVEALLDGLMTLVTLALMFAYSPPLALIALLAMVIYALARWAWFGPLRRASEEELVHAARQQSYFLESMRGVRTIKLFGHQEQRASAWGSLLVEEINAGLRPQKLALAYRAFNGLLFGLVTVLVIWLGARLVLDGQFSAGMLIAFNAYKEQFNSRVAGLIDKLVDVLMLRLHGERLADILLQVPEPRTAASPEDSDAVDSVPSLEVRQLKFRYSEHEPYVLDEVSVRIEAGDSLAIVGPSGGGKSTLLNVMLGILAPSSGSVLLDGVVIDRHNLERLRRVSATVLQDDVLFAGSIADNISFFSAEANPRWVEQCARMAAVHDDIAQMPMAYNTLVGDMGTVLSGGQKQRILLARALYRRPKLLFLDEATSHLDIAREAAVNQALQALNITRIIVAHRPDTIRSARRVLALENGRVVYDGPLIEADEQVPAEPGEVARGAASSS, from the coding sequence ATGGTGCTCCAGGCCGAAGCCGCCGAGTGCGGTCAGGCCTGCCTGGCGATGATTGCCGGCTTCCATGGCCAGCGCCACGATCTATTTTCGCTGCGCCAGAAGCTGTCGCCGTCAATGAAGGGCGCGACCCTCAAGCAGTTGATGGCCATGGCCAGCCAGTTGGGCCTGGCCAGCCGGCCGTTGCGCCTGGAACTGCAAGCACTGGGGCAATTGCGCCTGCCTTGTGTGCTGCACTGGAACTTCAACCACTTCGTGGTGCTCAAGGAGGTCGGCCCGCGCGGGGTGACCCTGCATGATCCAGGGCGCGGCGTGTGCAAACTGTCGTTCGAGGAAGTCTCGGCGGCCTTCACCGGCGTGGCGCTGGAGCTGTGGCCACAGAGCGATTTTCAGCCGGGGCCGGCCAACCCGCCGCTGCGCTTGCGTCAGTTGCTGGGCCGGGTGCAGGGCTTTGGCGGGGTGCTCAGCCATGTGCTGTTGCTGGCGGCGGCGCTGGAGCTGTGCATGGTGCTCAGCCCGTTTTTTCTGCAAACGGTGATCGACAAGGTGCTGGTCAGCGCCGACCTCGACCTGCTGGCGGTCCTGGCCATCGGATTCGGTCTGCTGCTGGTGATACAGCAAACCCTGGCGTTGGGGCGCTCCTGGGCGTTGATGTACCTGGGCACCCTGCTTAGCGCGCAATGGCAGATCAACGTCTTCAGCCATCTTGTGCGTTTGCCCGTGGCCTTTTTCGAGCGCCGCCACTTGGGCGATATTGTCTCGCGCTTCGGTTCGTTGAAATCGATCCAGCACACCCTGACCACCTCGTTTGTCGAAGCCTTGCTCGATGGCCTGATGACCCTGGTGACCCTCGCCCTGATGTTCGCCTACAGCCCGCCGCTGGCGCTGATCGCGCTGCTGGCCATGGTCATCTATGCCCTGGCCCGCTGGGCCTGGTTCGGCCCGTTGCGCCGCGCCAGCGAAGAGGAGCTGGTGCACGCGGCCCGGCAGCAGAGCTACTTTCTGGAAAGCATGCGCGGGGTGCGCACGATCAAGTTGTTCGGCCATCAGGAGCAACGCGCCAGCGCCTGGGGCAGCCTGCTGGTCGAGGAAATCAACGCCGGTTTGCGCCCGCAGAAGCTGGCGCTGGCTTACCGCGCCTTCAATGGCCTGCTGTTCGGCCTGGTGACCGTGCTGGTGATCTGGCTCGGCGCCAGGCTAGTGCTCGATGGCCAGTTCAGCGCCGGCATGCTGATTGCCTTCAACGCCTACAAGGAGCAGTTCAACAGCCGTGTGGCCGGGCTGATCGACAAGCTGGTGGATGTGCTGATGCTGCGCCTGCATGGCGAGCGCCTGGCCGATATCTTGCTCCAGGTACCCGAGCCCAGGACGGCTGCGAGCCCTGAAGACAGTGACGCCGTCGACAGTGTGCCGAGCCTGGAAGTACGCCAGCTCAAGTTCCGCTACTCCGAGCACGAGCCCTATGTGCTCGATGAAGTGTCGGTGCGCATCGAAGCCGGGGATTCGCTGGCGATTGTCGGACCGTCCGGTGGTGGCAAGAGCACCTTGCTCAACGTCATGCTTGGCATTCTCGCGCCTAGCAGCGGCAGTGTGCTGCTCGACGGCGTTGTCATCGATAGGCATAACCTGGAGCGGCTGCGGCGAGTCAGCGCTACGGTGTTGCAGGATGACGTACTGTTTGCCGGCTCGATTGCCGACAACATCAGTTTTTTCAGCGCCGAGGCCAACCCGCGCTGGGTCGAGCAGTGCGCGCGCATGGCTGCAGTGCATGATGACATCGCGCAGATGCCCATGGCCTACAACACCCTGGTGGGCGACATGGGCACGGTGCTGTCGGGCGGGCAGAAGCAACGCATTCTGCTGGCCCGGGCCCTGTACCGGCGGCCCAAGCTGCTGTTTCTCGACGAGGCCACCAGCCACCTCGACATCGCCAGGGAGGCGGCGGTCAACCAGGCGCTGCAAGCGCTGAACATCACCCGCATCATTGTTGCCCATCGCCCCGATACCATTCGCTCGGCGCGCCGCGTGCTGGCGCTCGAAAACGGCCGGGTGGTCTATGACGGGCCGCTGATAGAGGCCGATGAGCAGGTGCCGGCCGAGCCAGGTGAAGTTGCCCGTGGTGCGGCGTCTTCGTCATGA
- a CDS encoding LysR family transcriptional regulator: MHLKAHRFFAMVAVTGSFSATARHFQVPASSVSRFIAALEREVGQQLLYRNTRAVKLTEAGERYYLQIREVLELLDAADESISGKAGDIRGLVRVNAPVAFAHLHIVRLLNGLHEQYPELTVELTATDAYIDPVQEGADITFRVGHLQDSGLIGRQICTQRYVLCASPDYLDKHGQPTSAQDLRQHCCLVYKGTGGAQRWHLRRPGSDIVEVVDVHGPLRSNNAQVLVEAALAGRGIVFFPSWLFSKQSFTSKALVQLLPDWQGAVEATPSQIHLLSPENRLRSQKVRRVWDYFLDAIGTPPYWDDLGA; this comes from the coding sequence ATGCACCTTAAAGCCCACCGCTTTTTCGCCATGGTGGCGGTGACCGGCAGCTTCTCGGCCACCGCCCGGCACTTTCAGGTGCCGGCCTCGTCGGTGTCGCGCTTTATCGCGGCACTTGAGCGCGAGGTCGGGCAGCAGTTGCTGTACCGCAACACCCGCGCGGTCAAGCTGACCGAGGCCGGCGAGCGTTATTACCTGCAGATTCGCGAAGTGCTGGAGCTGCTGGATGCCGCCGACGAATCGATCAGCGGCAAGGCCGGCGACATTCGCGGCCTGGTGCGAGTCAACGCGCCGGTGGCCTTCGCCCACCTGCACATCGTCCGGCTGCTCAATGGCTTGCATGAGCAGTACCCGGAACTGACCGTGGAACTGACGGCCACCGATGCCTATATCGACCCGGTGCAGGAGGGCGCCGACATCACCTTCCGTGTCGGCCATCTGCAGGATTCGGGGCTGATCGGGCGGCAGATCTGCACCCAGCGTTATGTGCTGTGCGCAAGCCCCGACTACCTCGACAAACATGGCCAGCCAACGTCCGCGCAGGACCTGCGCCAGCACTGTTGCCTGGTCTACAAGGGCACCGGCGGGGCGCAGCGCTGGCACTTGCGCCGCCCAGGTAGCGATATCGTCGAGGTGGTTGATGTGCACGGACCGCTGCGCAGCAACAATGCCCAGGTGCTGGTAGAGGCGGCCCTGGCCGGACGGGGCATCGTGTTCTTTCCGTCCTGGCTGTTCAGCAAGCAGAGCTTTACCAGCAAGGCCCTGGTGCAGTTGCTGCCGGACTGGCAAGGCGCGGTGGAGGCGACGCCCAGCCAGATCCACCTGTTGTCCCCGGAAAACCGCCTGCGTTCGCAGAAGGTGCGGCGGGTATGGGACTACTTTCTCGACGCCATCGGCACGCCGCCGTATTGGGATGATCTGGGCGCTTGA
- a CDS encoding VOC family protein, which translates to MSHKTTLCLWYDGTALEAATFYAQTFPDSKVGAVHRAPGDFPSGKEGDVLTVEFTVLGIPCVGLNGGPMFKHCEAFSFQVATEDQAETDRLWNAIVGNGGQESACGWCKDKWGLSWQISPRVLVEAVTSSDRAAAKRAFEAMMGMRKIDIAMIEAAVRGE; encoded by the coding sequence ATGAGCCATAAAACGACCCTCTGCCTCTGGTACGACGGCACCGCGCTGGAGGCTGCGACCTTTTACGCGCAAACCTTCCCCGACAGCAAGGTCGGTGCGGTGCACCGGGCGCCGGGCGACTTTCCCTCAGGCAAGGAGGGGGATGTGCTGACCGTGGAGTTTACCGTGTTGGGCATCCCCTGCGTGGGGCTTAACGGCGGGCCGATGTTCAAGCACTGTGAGGCGTTCTCGTTCCAGGTGGCCACCGAAGACCAGGCCGAAACCGATCGTTTGTGGAACGCCATTGTCGGCAATGGCGGCCAGGAAAGCGCCTGTGGCTGGTGCAAGGACAAGTGGGGGCTGTCGTGGCAGATCTCACCACGGGTGCTGGTCGAGGCGGTGACCAGCTCAGACCGTGCTGCGGCCAAGCGCGCCTTCGAGGCGATGATGGGGATGCGCAAGATTGATATTGCGATGATTGAGGCGGCGGTCAGGGGAGAGTAG
- a CDS encoding alkene reductase: protein MNDLFAPYDLGPLQLSNRFVMAPMTRSRAPEDIATEQIALHYTQRGTAGLIVSEGTPISREGQGYLFNPGIFNEQQVQGWKLVTDSVHSVGGKIFAQLWHVGRVSHTSIQLDGQAPVSATSKVAQGAIAFGYTDSGEPGFVPTSTPRPLSTEEVGRVVADFAQAAANAIAAGFDGVEIHGANGYLIEQFLNPLVNDRSDRYAADTLENRLRFVFEVVDAVVNRIGADKVGIRISPYGQLFDMPIYPQIDQTYSALCAGMGERDIAYVHVMDQTHFFLASEGAVAQEQALRELLAHCKAQLGQTALILAGDMTLERAQDLVDAGLIDLAGFGQPFIANPDLVARLKNGWPLTTPDRDTYYGGGAKGYLDYAPYTEA from the coding sequence ATGAATGACCTGTTTGCCCCCTATGACCTCGGCCCACTGCAGCTGAGCAACCGTTTCGTCATGGCGCCGATGACCCGCTCGCGCGCCCCTGAAGACATCGCCACCGAACAGATTGCCCTGCATTACACCCAGCGCGGCACCGCCGGTTTGATCGTCTCCGAAGGCACGCCCATCTCCCGCGAAGGCCAGGGTTACCTGTTCAACCCGGGCATCTTCAACGAACAGCAGGTCCAGGGCTGGAAGCTGGTAACCGACTCGGTGCACAGCGTCGGCGGCAAGATCTTCGCCCAGCTGTGGCATGTCGGCCGGGTGTCGCACACCTCGATCCAGCTCGATGGCCAGGCCCCGGTCAGCGCCACCAGCAAGGTCGCCCAGGGCGCGATTGCCTTCGGCTACACCGACAGCGGCGAGCCAGGCTTTGTCCCGACCTCGACCCCGCGCCCGTTGAGCACCGAAGAAGTCGGCCGGGTGGTTGCGGACTTCGCCCAGGCCGCAGCCAATGCGATTGCCGCAGGCTTCGACGGCGTGGAAATCCACGGCGCCAACGGTTATCTGATCGAGCAGTTCCTTAATCCGCTGGTCAACGACCGCAGCGACCGTTACGCCGCCGACACCCTGGAAAACCGTCTGCGCTTCGTCTTTGAAGTGGTCGATGCGGTGGTCAACCGCATCGGCGCCGACAAGGTCGGCATCCGCATCTCGCCCTACGGTCAACTGTTCGACATGCCGATCTACCCACAAATCGACCAGACCTACTCGGCCCTCTGCGCCGGCATGGGTGAACGCGACATCGCCTATGTGCATGTGATGGACCAGACCCACTTCTTCCTTGCCAGCGAAGGCGCCGTGGCCCAGGAACAGGCACTGCGTGAGCTGCTGGCGCACTGCAAGGCGCAACTGGGCCAGACCGCGCTGATCCTGGCCGGTGACATGACCCTGGAGCGTGCCCAGGACCTGGTGGACGCCGGCTTGATCGACCTGGCGGGCTTTGGCCAGCCGTTCATCGCCAACCCCGACCTGGTCGCCCGGCTGAAGAACGGTTGGCCGTTGACCACCCCGGACCGCGACACCTACTACGGTGGCGGCGCCAAGGGCTACCTGGACTACGCCCCGTACACCGAGGCCTGA
- a CDS encoding TonB-dependent receptor, giving the protein MLGLASLAPLAALADSASRSYQVAAGDLGTALTRFAAQAGVSLSVDPALVNGRRSAGLNGSFSVDEGFARLLQGSGLQLQPVAAGAYTLVPAAQSGDALEIAPTSILGAHSGGDDDGQRYAGGQVARRGSQGLLGSRDFMETPFSMTTYTSEAIKGQQARTLGDLIASDPSVRATNPAGGRFEQFTIRGFSLFNSDVAYNGLYGILPTYSIDMEMADRVDIIKGPSQLINGISPRGSVGGGINVVPKRASDTPITEFTGSYASDNQVGGAVDIGRRFGEDGKFGLRFNGVKQAGDTKWDHQSVDREMAVLGLDFRGERLRLSTDIGHTTRDTDAPQERVIVGANAKVPDAGDVRRNYAQAWSKARTNDTFGTLNAEFDINDSLMAYGAVGARKSNHDFLRHNVPVSNDAGDFSVQPRDFTRDENVRTATAGLRNWFATGPVSHEVNLAANYFYMDFENGGGRYAAGPSNLYNPRPTPTPGTLLRSDPKVYTENRFSGVALSDTLGFFDQRLLLTLGARWQRVQVDDWSDGIKGDTAYDEEKVSPSGGILFKLTDQLSLYANYMEGLSQGKIAPSTSINEDQIFAPFISRQVEVGAKYDLGNFALTASAFRIKQPAYETNATTRVFGPNGKRENKGVELNVFGEPLKGFRLLGGVMYIDSELTDTVGGSFDGNRAPATPQYNVSLGAEYDVPALSGFTLTARGIHSSSQYLDQANSKKIDGWERYDLGARYAFKVDDKDITLRASVENVLDDRYWASAGASDDSEAGLTLSTPRTYLVSATLGF; this is encoded by the coding sequence ATGCTGGGCCTTGCGTCGTTGGCCCCGCTCGCGGCGCTGGCCGACAGCGCCAGCCGCAGCTACCAGGTTGCGGCTGGCGACCTGGGCACGGCGCTGACCCGTTTTGCCGCCCAGGCCGGGGTCAGCCTGTCGGTGGACCCGGCCCTGGTCAATGGCCGGCGCAGTGCTGGTTTGAACGGCAGTTTCAGCGTTGATGAAGGGTTTGCCCGGCTGCTGCAGGGCTCTGGCCTGCAACTGCAACCGGTGGCGGCGGGCGCCTATACCCTGGTGCCGGCTGCGCAAAGTGGCGACGCCTTGGAAATCGCCCCGACCAGCATCCTCGGCGCCCACAGCGGCGGCGACGACGATGGCCAGCGCTATGCCGGTGGCCAGGTCGCGCGTCGAGGGTCGCAAGGCCTGCTGGGCTCGCGGGACTTCATGGAAACGCCCTTCAGCATGACCACCTACACCAGCGAGGCGATCAAGGGCCAGCAGGCGCGGACCCTCGGCGACCTGATCGCCAGCGACCCGTCGGTGCGCGCCACCAACCCCGCCGGTGGACGCTTCGAGCAGTTCACCATTCGCGGCTTCAGCCTGTTCAACAGCGATGTGGCCTACAACGGCCTGTACGGTATCCTGCCGACCTATTCCATCGACATGGAAATGGCCGACCGCGTCGACATCATCAAAGGCCCCAGCCAACTGATCAACGGCATCTCGCCGCGAGGCAGCGTCGGCGGCGGTATCAACGTGGTGCCCAAGCGCGCCAGCGACACGCCGATCACCGAGTTCACCGGCAGCTACGCCTCCGACAACCAGGTCGGCGGCGCCGTCGACATCGGTCGGCGCTTTGGTGAGGACGGCAAGTTCGGCCTGCGCTTCAACGGCGTCAAGCAAGCCGGCGACACCAAATGGGACCACCAGAGCGTCGACCGCGAAATGGCCGTACTCGGCCTGGACTTTCGCGGTGAGCGGTTGCGCCTCTCCACCGATATCGGCCATACCACCCGTGATACCGATGCGCCCCAGGAGCGGGTGATCGTCGGTGCCAATGCCAAGGTGCCGGACGCAGGCGACGTGCGTCGCAACTACGCCCAGGCCTGGAGCAAGGCACGCACCAACGATACCTTCGGCACGCTCAACGCCGAGTTCGATATCAACGATTCGCTGATGGCCTACGGCGCCGTCGGCGCGCGCAAGAGCAACCACGATTTCCTCCGGCATAACGTACCGGTCTCCAACGATGCCGGCGACTTCAGCGTCCAGCCGCGCGACTTCACCCGCGACGAGAACGTGCGCACCGCCACCGCTGGCCTGCGCAACTGGTTCGCAACCGGCCCGGTGAGCCACGAGGTCAACCTGGCCGCCAACTACTTCTACATGGACTTCGAAAACGGTGGCGGACGTTATGCCGCAGGCCCGAGCAACCTCTACAACCCGCGCCCGACCCCGACGCCCGGCACGTTGCTGCGTTCGGACCCCAAGGTTTACACCGAGAACCGCTTCAGCGGTGTAGCGCTGTCCGACACCCTGGGCTTTTTCGACCAGCGCCTGCTGCTGACCCTGGGTGCGCGCTGGCAGCGGGTCCAGGTCGATGACTGGAGCGATGGCATCAAGGGCGACACCGCCTATGACGAGGAGAAGGTCTCGCCCTCGGGCGGCATCCTGTTCAAGCTCACCGACCAGCTCTCGCTGTATGCCAACTACATGGAGGGTCTGAGCCAGGGCAAGATCGCCCCGTCGACCTCGATCAACGAAGACCAGATCTTTGCGCCGTTCATCAGCCGCCAGGTGGAAGTCGGCGCCAAGTACGACCTGGGCAACTTCGCCCTGACCGCCAGCGCCTTTCGCATCAAGCAGCCGGCCTACGAGACCAACGCCACTACCCGGGTGTTCGGGCCCAATGGCAAGCGCGAAAACAAGGGCGTCGAGCTCAACGTGTTCGGCGAGCCGCTCAAGGGCTTTCGCCTGCTGGGTGGGGTGATGTACATCGACAGCGAACTGACCGATACCGTCGGCGGCAGCTTCGACGGCAACCGCGCCCCGGCCACACCGCAATACAACGTCAGCCTGGGCGCCGAGTATGACGTGCCTGCCCTCTCCGGCTTCACCCTGACGGCCCGTGGTATCCACTCAAGCTCGCAGTACCTGGACCAGGCCAACAGCAAGAAGATCGACGGCTGGGAGCGTTACGACCTGGGTGCGCGCTATGCCTTCAAGGTCGACGACAAGGACATCACCCTGCGCGCCAGCGTCGAGAACGTGCTGGACGACCGCTACTGGGCCTCGGCGGGTGCTTCGGATGACAGCGAGGCGGGGCTGACCCTGTCGACGCCGCGAACGTACCTGGTGTCAGCGACCCTGGGGTTTTGA